A genomic window from Silene latifolia isolate original U9 population chromosome Y, ASM4854445v1, whole genome shotgun sequence includes:
- the LOC141628014 gene encoding uncharacterized protein LOC141628014, whose protein sequence is MSHDGSYQEPWEERMDDLTKRMAQMNYKIDQICNHTLRKKGRRHIESSDSDESHHSIPEPRRNNDDDRGLKLDIPEFEGELDAEKFLDWVRQAERVFEYKGYDEHKQFKVATLKMTKYASLWYENLKKQRRRERKSKIETWNKLKKHLKKRFMLRDYEQEQYLMLTSLSQGNLSVTDYIKEFERLIMVCDLEEREEMQIARFIKGLSPSLAQRVEVQNFLDFNNVCKLALKFEKQDKGKKPLVARDGSKGVNPFYKSSATSSSSKEAKKEEPKDKGKGVATDFKNMGARRCFKCQGYGHIANECPQKRALTLQELGEITPCFVVTNETEVNSVQNDEDEEHDEVHTHIVESSYDTYKEMFVVRNLHIQSTPIEKEQREQIFHARCKVHGKTCNLIIDSGSCTNAVATELVDSFKLETRNHHKPYMLHWLNENSGIKVKKQALLSFVMGPYEDEVWCDVLPMSACHILLGRPWQFDREVVHQGRDNIYIVSKGKNRFHLKPLSPNKVKKKNENLFMNAKEFVEALEQGEQAYVLMVRDVEEGIGVHDETVQMLLNEFGDVFPEELPLGLPPKRGIEHQIDLIPGATLPNKPAYRCNPEEAKELQRQVQELIDRGYVQESLSPCAVPALLVPKKDGTWRMCIDSRAVNNITIKYRFPMPRLDDMLDELNGARVFSKIDLRSGYHQMRIREGDEWKTAFKTKQGLYEWLVMPFGLCNAPSSFMRLMNEVLRPFLNKFVVVYLDDILIYSKNKEQHLEHLRKVFEKLREQKLYGKLEKCMFMVPSVTFLGYIVGEEGVSVDPSKVEAIQSWPIPKTTTEVRKLTKKGEFVWNPSAQKAFDEIKDKLCSAPILALPNFDKLFEVECDASGVGVGAVLIQEKWPIAFFSEKLGGARLKYSTYDKEFYAIVRALDHWAHYLRQNHLFSHSITRL, encoded by the exons atgtctcATGATGGTTCATATCAAGAACCATGGGAGGAACGTATGGATGACTTAACAAAACGAATGGCACAAATGAATTACAAGATTGATCAGATTTGTAATCATACTCTTAGAAAGAAGGGGAGGAGGCACATTGAAAGTTCAGATTCCGATGAGAGCCATCATTCCATTCCTGAACCAAGGAGGAATAATGATGATGAtcgtggattaaaacttgatatcCCGGAGTTTGAAGGGGAACTTGATGCTGAAAAATTCCTAGATTGGGTGAGACAAGCGGAGAGAGTCTTTGAATATAAAGGCTATGATGAACACAAGCAATTCAAGGTTGCTACCTTGAAAATGACCAAGTATGCATCCTTGTGGTATGAGAACCTTAAGAAACAAAGAAGGCGTGAAAGAAAGAGTAAGATTGAGACTTGGAATAAGTTGAAAAAGCACTTGAAAAAACGCTTCATGCTAAGAGACTATGAACAAGAGCAGTACTTGATGCTTACATCTCTTTCTCAAGGTAATTTAAGTGTGACCGATTACATTAAGGAGTTTGAAAGACTAATTATGGTGTGTGACCTTGAGGAACGGGAGGAGATGCAAATTGCTCGATTCATTAAGGGTTTGAGTCCTTCATTGGCCCAACGAGTTGAAGTTCAGAATTTCCTTGATTTTAATAATGTGTGTAAGCTTGCTCTTAAGTTTGAAAAGCAGGACAAAGGAAAGAAACCCTTGGTTGCTCGTGATGGTTCTAAGGGCGTTAATCCTTTTTATAAGTCAAGCGCTACATCATCGTCTAGTAAGGAAGCCAAAAAGGAAGAACCCAAAGACAAGGGCAAAGGAGTTGCTACTGATTTTAAAAATATGGGTGCTAGGAGATGCTTTAAGTGCCAAGGTTATGGACACATCGCTAACGAATGTCCCCAAAAGAGAGCGCTTACTCTTCAAGAGTTAGGTGAGATTACCCCATGTTTCGTGGTGACAAATGAGACGGAGGTCAATTCTGTCCAGAACGATGAAGATGAAGAACATGATGAGGTTCACACTCATATTGTCGAATCATCATATGACACTTATAAGGAGATGTTTGTGGTGAGAAACTTGCATATTCAATCCACACCGATTGAAAAGGAGCAACGTGAGCAGATTTTCCATGCTCGTTGTAAAGTGCATGGTAAGACTTGCAATTTGATTATTGATAGTGGGTCTTGCACAAATGCGGTTGCTACTGAATTGGTGGATTCCTTTAAGCTTGAGACTCGTAATCACCATAAACCATATATGCTGCATTGGTTGAATGAAAACAGTGGGATTAAAGTCAAGAAACAAGCTTTGCTTTCATTTGTTATGGGTCCCTATGAAGATGAAGTATGGTGTGACGTGTTACCCATGAGTGCGTGTCATATTCTATTGGGACGACCATGGCAGTTTGATAGAGAAGTTGTTCATCAAGGAAGGGATAACATTTACATTGTTAGTAAGGGTAAAAACAGATTCCACTTGAAACCCTTGTCACCTAACAAAGTAAAGAAGAAAAATGAGAATTTGTTTATGAATGCTAAAGAATTTGTTGAAGCATTAGAACAAGGGGAACAAGCTTATGTTCTTATGGTTCGAGATGTGGAAGAAGGAATTGGAGTTCATGACGAGACTGTCCAaatgttgttgaatgagtttggtGATGTGTTCCCGGAAGAGTTGCCACTTGGATTACCTCCTAAGCGTGGCATAGAGCACCAAATTGATCTTATTCCAGGAGCTACACTTCCAAACAAACCAGCCTATCGATGCAATCCAGAAGAGGCTAAAGAGTTGCAAAgacaagtgcaagagttgattgaTCGAGGCTATGTGCAAGAGAGTCTTAGTCCTTGTGCCGTACCTGCTCTTTTGGTACCCAAGAAGGATGGGacatggcgtatgtgtattgatagCCGAGCAGTGAACAATATTACAATCAAGTATCGCTTTCCTATGCCGAGGCTAGATGATATGCTTGATGAGTTGAATGGAGCTCGTGTGTTCTCGAAAATTGATCTTCGAAGTGGTTATCATCAAATGAGGATTCGAGAAGGTGACGAATGGAAAACAGCCTTCAAAACAAAGCAAgggttgtatgagtggcttgttatgccatttgggttatgcAATGCTCCTAGTTCTTTTATGCGGCTGATGAATGAGGTCCTAAGGCCATTTCTTAATAAGTTTGTTGTCGTTTATCTTGATGACATTCTTATTTACAGCAAAAATAAGGAGCAACACCTGGAACATTTGAGAAAGGTATTTGAGAAGTTAAGAGAACAGAAACTTTATGGAAAGCTCGAGAAATGCATGTTCATGGTGCCTAGTGTGACCTTTCTTGGTTACATCGTTGGAGAAGAAGGGGTGAGCGTTGATCCTTCAAAGGTGGAAGCAATCCAATCGTGGCCTATTCCTAAAACAACTACTGAAGTTAGAA AGCTAACAAAGAAAGGAGAGTTTGTGTGGAATCCAAGTGCACAAAAGGCATTTGATGAGATCAAAGATAAGTTGTGTTCAGCACCTATTCTAGCTTTGCCCAACTTTGACAAATTGTTCGAAGTTGAATGCGACGCtagcggagttggagttggagctgTTCTAATCCAAGAGAAATGGCCTATTGCATTCTTTAGTGAGAAATTGGGTGGAGCAAGGCTGAAGTATTCCACCTATGACAAAGAGTTCTACGCGATTGTGCGAGCACTGGATCATTGGGCTCATTATCTTCGCCAAAACCATTTGTTCTCGCATTCGATCACGAGGCTCTAA